A stretch of Longimicrobium terrae DNA encodes these proteins:
- a CDS encoding nucleotide sugar dehydrogenase: protein MAYTELLSRIERREAVVGIMGLGYVGLPLAVELARSGYRTLGFDISEGVVRGINGGRSHVQDVSSEVLGAFVGEGLLSATDDMTRMGECDAICICVPTPLNKIKDPDLSFVAAAAEAIAAQLRPGQMVILESTTYPGTTRDVVLPILERGGLKVGENLFVCFSPERVDPGNPVWHTRNTPKVIGGITPRCLEAGVALYGGVFDTLVPVESAEAAELVKVYENTFRMINIALANELAQACDRLGVNVWEVIDAAATKPFGFMKFTPGPGLGGHCIPLDPHYLSWKMRTLAFKTRMIELASEINAEMPGFVVGKVADALNDDGKAVRGSRVLVLGVAYKKDIDDLRESPALEILRLLQEKGADVQYHDPFCGAIRDDGHTPLRNLPLLSQELTDEALAGADVVVVVTDHTAVDYDRVAERARVVVDTRGVVRPAGRGGARIVGLSGVARGPERVRVPVLVG, encoded by the coding sequence ATGGCGTACACTGAACTTCTGTCGCGCATAGAACGCCGGGAAGCCGTCGTCGGAATCATGGGGCTGGGGTACGTGGGGCTCCCCCTGGCCGTGGAACTGGCCCGCAGCGGATACCGCACGCTGGGCTTCGACATCTCCGAGGGCGTGGTGCGCGGTATCAACGGCGGCCGCAGCCACGTGCAGGACGTGTCGTCGGAGGTGCTGGGCGCGTTCGTGGGCGAGGGGCTGCTTTCCGCCACCGACGACATGACGCGCATGGGAGAGTGCGACGCCATCTGCATCTGCGTCCCCACCCCGCTCAACAAGATCAAGGACCCGGACCTGTCGTTCGTGGCGGCCGCCGCCGAGGCGATCGCCGCGCAACTGCGTCCCGGGCAGATGGTGATTCTGGAAAGCACCACCTATCCCGGAACCACCCGCGACGTGGTGCTCCCCATCCTGGAGCGCGGCGGCCTCAAGGTGGGCGAAAATCTGTTCGTCTGCTTCAGCCCCGAGCGGGTGGACCCGGGCAACCCGGTGTGGCACACGCGCAACACCCCCAAGGTCATCGGCGGCATCACGCCCCGCTGCCTGGAGGCGGGGGTGGCGCTGTACGGCGGCGTGTTCGACACGCTGGTGCCGGTGGAAAGCGCCGAAGCGGCCGAGCTGGTGAAGGTGTACGAGAACACCTTCCGCATGATCAACATCGCCCTCGCCAACGAACTGGCCCAGGCCTGCGACCGGCTGGGGGTGAACGTGTGGGAGGTGATCGACGCCGCCGCCACCAAGCCCTTCGGCTTCATGAAGTTCACTCCGGGGCCGGGGCTGGGCGGGCACTGCATTCCGCTGGATCCGCACTACCTGAGCTGGAAGATGCGCACCCTGGCCTTCAAGACGCGCATGATCGAGCTGGCCAGCGAGATCAACGCCGAAATGCCGGGGTTCGTGGTGGGCAAGGTGGCCGACGCGCTCAACGACGACGGCAAGGCGGTGCGGGGCAGCCGCGTGCTGGTGCTGGGCGTGGCGTACAAGAAGGACATCGACGACCTGCGCGAAAGCCCGGCGCTGGAAATCCTGCGCCTGCTGCAGGAAAAGGGCGCCGACGTGCAGTACCACGACCCGTTCTGCGGCGCCATCCGCGACGACGGCCACACGCCGCTGCGCAACCTCCCGCTGCTGAGCCAGGAGCTCACGGACGAGGCGCTGGCCGGGGCCGACGTGGTGGTGGTGGTGACCGACCACACGGCGGTGGACTACGATCGCGTGGCCGAGCGGGCGCGCGTGGTGGTGGACACCCGCGGGGTGGTGCGCCCGGCGGGACGCGGCGGCGCGCGCATCGTGGGGCTTTCGGGGGTGGCGCGCGGCCCCGAACGGGTGCGGGTGCCGGTACTGGTGGGCTGA
- a CDS encoding polysaccharide biosynthesis protein, giving the protein MLPPLLLRLRRPLVLGLHLLLIPLAYYAAFALRFDLRMPEDVAPVFWSTLPYLLGARLASFLIFGLFQGWWRHVGMRDLVDLVRAVTLSSALLLGALFMTSQVAGVPRSVLVLDWVLAVLIFGGVRFLVRAARERQFRPWRVRSGKRTLVVGAGASAERLLRHIQRDDSDSTWLVGLVDDDPGKRGMRMHGIPMLGTSEDLPALIAARQIEEVIIAIPSATREEMRRIVQPCMDSGVEFKIVPSMREVLDGRARLSELRKVQVEDLLGRETVALELEGVREDLEGRVVMVTGGAGSIGSELARQVAALQPSRLVVLDQGETPLYYIAMELETSFPGLDIVPVVADITNEGRMEAVFKKHRPDSVFHAAAYKHVPLMEDNAVEAVRNNTLGTLCVAKLAAKFGTRKFVLISTDKAVHPSSVMGATKRLAERVVLGWPVLQASRTDFRAVRFGNVLGSDGSVVPLFRKQLAAGKPLTVTHPDVTRYFMTIPEAVQLVLQAAALPDAAGRICMLDMGSPVRIVELAENLIRLSGLEPYSDVPILFTGLRPGEKLHEELMSDVETTFPTALAKIRVVQTPETEAEALVSGLDRLGAAVEVGSSDDCVAAICGLIPECVSPLRERGLHAAFAR; this is encoded by the coding sequence ATGCTGCCGCCCCTGTTGCTTCGTCTGCGCCGGCCTCTGGTTCTGGGCCTGCACCTGCTGCTGATCCCGCTGGCCTACTATGCCGCCTTCGCGCTGCGGTTCGATCTGCGGATGCCGGAAGACGTGGCGCCCGTGTTCTGGTCCACCCTGCCGTACCTGCTGGGGGCCCGCCTTGCCTCGTTTCTGATCTTCGGGCTGTTTCAGGGCTGGTGGCGCCACGTGGGGATGCGCGACCTGGTGGACCTGGTGCGCGCCGTGACGCTGAGTTCCGCGCTGCTGCTGGGCGCGCTGTTCATGACCAGCCAGGTGGCGGGGGTGCCCCGCTCGGTGCTGGTGCTGGACTGGGTTCTGGCCGTTCTGATCTTTGGCGGCGTGCGCTTTCTGGTGCGGGCCGCGCGCGAGCGCCAGTTCCGCCCGTGGCGCGTGCGCTCCGGCAAGCGCACCCTGGTGGTGGGCGCCGGCGCCTCGGCCGAGCGGCTGCTGCGCCACATTCAGCGTGACGACTCCGACAGCACCTGGCTGGTGGGGCTGGTGGACGACGATCCGGGCAAGCGCGGCATGCGCATGCACGGCATTCCCATGCTGGGCACCAGCGAGGACCTTCCCGCCCTGATCGCGGCCCGGCAGATCGAGGAGGTGATCATCGCCATCCCGTCCGCCACGCGCGAAGAAATGCGCCGCATCGTGCAGCCGTGCATGGATTCGGGGGTGGAGTTCAAGATCGTCCCGTCCATGCGCGAAGTGCTGGACGGCCGCGCCCGCCTGAGCGAGCTGCGCAAGGTGCAGGTGGAGGACCTGCTGGGGCGCGAAACGGTGGCGCTGGAACTGGAGGGCGTGCGCGAGGACCTGGAAGGACGCGTGGTGATGGTCACCGGCGGCGCGGGCTCCATCGGGTCGGAGCTGGCGCGGCAGGTGGCGGCGCTGCAGCCCAGCCGGCTGGTGGTGCTGGACCAGGGCGAAACGCCGCTGTACTACATCGCCATGGAGCTGGAGACGTCGTTCCCCGGGCTGGACATTGTCCCCGTGGTGGCCGACATCACCAACGAGGGGCGGATGGAGGCGGTGTTCAAGAAGCACCGCCCCGACAGCGTCTTTCACGCGGCGGCGTACAAGCACGTGCCGCTGATGGAAGACAACGCGGTGGAGGCGGTGCGCAACAACACGCTGGGCACGCTGTGCGTGGCCAAGCTGGCCGCCAAGTTCGGCACCCGCAAGTTCGTGCTGATCAGCACCGACAAGGCGGTGCACCCGTCCAGCGTCATGGGCGCCACCAAGCGGCTGGCCGAGCGCGTGGTGCTGGGATGGCCGGTGCTGCAGGCCTCGCGCACCGACTTCCGCGCCGTGCGCTTTGGCAACGTGCTGGGCTCCGACGGCAGCGTGGTGCCCCTGTTCCGCAAGCAGCTGGCGGCGGGCAAGCCGCTCACGGTGACGCACCCGGACGTCACCCGCTACTTCATGACCATTCCCGAGGCCGTGCAGCTGGTGCTGCAGGCCGCGGCGCTCCCCGACGCGGCCGGGCGCATCTGCATGCTGGACATGGGCTCGCCCGTGCGCATCGTGGAACTGGCCGAAAACCTGATCCGGCTTTCGGGGCTGGAGCCGTACAGCGACGTGCCCATTCTCTTTACCGGGCTGCGCCCCGGCGAGAAGCTGCACGAGGAGCTGATGTCGGACGTGGAAACCACCTTTCCCACCGCGCTGGCCAAGATCCGGGTGGTGCAGACCCCCGAGACCGAGGCCGAGGCGCTGGTCTCCGGGCTGGACCGCCTGGGCGCCGCGGTGGAGGTGGGAAGCTCGGACGACTGCGTGGCGGCCATCTGCGGACTGATCCCGGAGTGCGTGTCGCCGCTGCGCGAACGCGGGCTGCACGCCGCCTTCGCACGGTAG
- the hemB gene encoding porphobilinogen synthase, whose product MSIFPTYRPRRLRRTEALRSASRETVVSPADLILPLFAVPGTGVRRPVGSMAGVEQTSADELLRDAEEALRLGIGGVLLFGIPEHKDELGTGGYDEDGIVQRAVRLLKRELPELLVITDVCLCEYTSHGHCGILRAGDVDNDATLPLLARVAATHAAAGADVVAPSDMMDGRVGALRKALDAGGFEQTAILSYAVKYASAFYGPFRDAAESAPSEGDRRSAQMDPGNVREALREARQDVAEGADMLMVKPALSYLDVIHRVKEDTGYPVFAYHVSGEYAMIEAAAQRGWIDGPRAHEEALTSIRRAGADRVVSYYARQFARSRAR is encoded by the coding sequence ATGTCCATATTTCCCACGTACCGCCCGCGCCGGCTGCGGCGGACGGAGGCCCTGCGCTCCGCCTCGCGCGAAACGGTGGTGAGCCCGGCGGACCTGATCCTTCCCCTGTTCGCCGTCCCGGGAACGGGGGTGCGCCGCCCCGTGGGTTCCATGGCCGGGGTGGAGCAGACCTCGGCGGATGAACTGCTGCGCGACGCGGAAGAGGCGCTGCGGCTGGGGATCGGCGGCGTGCTTCTCTTCGGCATCCCCGAGCACAAGGACGAACTGGGGACCGGCGGATACGACGAGGACGGGATCGTGCAGCGGGCCGTGCGCCTGCTCAAGCGCGAGCTTCCCGAACTGCTGGTGATCACCGACGTGTGCCTGTGCGAGTACACCAGCCACGGCCACTGCGGCATCCTGCGCGCGGGGGATGTGGACAATGACGCCACCCTGCCGCTGCTGGCGCGCGTGGCCGCCACGCACGCCGCCGCGGGCGCGGACGTGGTCGCCCCGTCGGACATGATGGACGGCCGGGTGGGCGCGCTGCGCAAGGCGCTGGACGCGGGCGGGTTCGAGCAGACCGCGATCCTGTCCTACGCGGTGAAGTATGCGTCCGCCTTCTACGGGCCATTCCGTGACGCCGCGGAAAGCGCGCCGTCAGAAGGGGACCGGCGCTCGGCGCAGATGGATCCCGGCAACGTGCGCGAGGCGCTGCGCGAGGCCCGGCAGGACGTGGCCGAGGGCGCGGACATGCTGATGGTGAAGCCCGCGCTGTCCTACCTGGACGTCATCCACCGTGTAAAGGAGGACACCGGCTACCCGGTGTTCGCGTATCACGTGTCCGGCGAGTACGCCATGATCGAGGCCGCCGCCCAGCGCGGGTGGATCGACGGGCCCCGCGCCCACGAAGAAGCGCTCACCTCCATCCGCCGCGCGGGCGCGGACCGGGTGGTGAGCTATTATGCGCGCCAGTTCGCCCGGTCGCGCGCCAGGTAG
- a CDS encoding capsule assembly Wzi family protein produces MGRALTAVMGAALLDGAALCAQTISADSTRPPADVVDGAERDGAGRRDDDAPHHRGASPLVPQTHWAVRAARRADALGLIPGYLPAQGAVPRHALAQALERAAIAADGTRLQPLAEGWLSRFYEEFGEYRRAVASPLALLGGRVQAGYESEAGRLTPAISYGPWRIDPKPVRELSAARVRAEGAVRLGGFGAAYAQGRADQDGAALPRWEAVAAAGSFSASVGRQAVGYGPGVGGAVVFYPNAPLTRLEVQTTRPLELPSVLRYAGPVSLHTFFSRMSDPGRHPDEAWLWGARVAFQPHARLTLAVNRGSVFGSERERISLSRLLRMTAGVIRSSNFENQILSFDGRLRLPTERWLPVTLYAETGADDGAGALDEVPGTVAGVFIPALPGLPQVAVGGEYTRFSTVCCGHGPWYFNSSQTGNWARGSHPLGHPLGGEGDEALVYAQADLLDGRLRLDGRAFRRSRSNESLEQYGGANLFAPLRVGRSSGGSVDAALRIGRVDLTAAWFRDAGDGWRQRRLQAGAAAFF; encoded by the coding sequence ATGGGACGGGCTCTTACCGCGGTCATGGGCGCGGCGCTGCTGGACGGCGCCGCGCTTTGCGCGCAGACCATTTCCGCTGATTCCACGCGTCCGCCGGCGGATGTCGTGGACGGCGCGGAGAGAGATGGCGCCGGCCGGCGGGACGACGATGCGCCGCACCACCGGGGCGCGTCGCCGCTGGTGCCGCAGACGCACTGGGCCGTCCGCGCCGCGCGCCGCGCCGACGCATTGGGGCTCATCCCGGGCTACCTTCCCGCGCAGGGCGCCGTGCCGCGCCACGCGCTGGCCCAAGCGCTGGAGCGCGCCGCCATCGCGGCGGACGGCACCCGGCTGCAGCCGCTGGCGGAAGGGTGGCTGTCCCGCTTCTACGAGGAGTTCGGTGAGTACCGCCGTGCCGTCGCGAGCCCCCTGGCGCTGCTGGGCGGGCGGGTGCAGGCCGGGTACGAGAGCGAGGCCGGCCGGCTGACCCCCGCCATCTCGTACGGGCCGTGGCGGATCGATCCCAAGCCCGTGCGGGAACTGTCCGCCGCGCGCGTCCGCGCCGAGGGCGCGGTGCGCCTGGGCGGGTTTGGCGCCGCGTACGCGCAGGGCCGGGCGGACCAGGACGGCGCCGCGCTGCCGCGGTGGGAAGCCGTCGCCGCGGCGGGCTCCTTTTCCGCGTCCGTGGGGCGGCAGGCCGTGGGCTACGGCCCGGGCGTGGGCGGCGCGGTCGTCTTTTATCCCAACGCGCCGCTCACCCGGCTGGAGGTGCAGACCACGCGGCCGCTGGAGCTGCCGTCCGTCCTTCGATACGCCGGCCCGGTGAGCCTGCACACCTTCTTCAGCCGGATGAGCGACCCGGGACGCCACCCGGACGAGGCATGGCTGTGGGGCGCGCGCGTCGCATTTCAGCCCCACGCGCGCCTCACCCTGGCCGTCAACCGGGGCTCCGTGTTCGGCAGCGAGCGGGAGCGCATCTCCCTGTCGCGGCTCCTGCGGATGACGGCGGGAGTGATCCGCAGCAGCAACTTCGAGAACCAGATCCTGTCGTTCGACGGCCGCCTGCGCCTGCCGACGGAGCGCTGGCTCCCCGTCACTCTGTACGCCGAAACCGGCGCGGACGACGGCGCGGGCGCGCTGGATGAGGTGCCCGGGACGGTGGCGGGCGTCTTCATCCCCGCGCTGCCGGGGCTGCCCCAGGTGGCGGTGGGGGGCGAGTACACGCGCTTTTCCACCGTGTGCTGCGGCCACGGGCCGTGGTACTTCAACTCCAGCCAGACCGGCAACTGGGCGCGCGGCAGCCACCCCCTGGGCCACCCGCTGGGCGGCGAGGGGGACGAGGCGCTGGTCTACGCGCAGGCCGACCTGCTGGACGGCCGCCTGCGCCTGGACGGGCGCGCGTTCCGGCGCTCGCGCTCCAACGAATCGCTGGAGCAGTACGGCGGCGCCAATCTCTTTGCGCCGCTCCGTGTGGGACGCAGCAGCGGGGGGAGCGTGGACGCCGCGCTGCGCATCGGGCGGGTGGACCTGACCGCCGCCTGGTTCCGCGACGCGGGCGACGGGTGGCGCCAGCGCCGCCTGCAGGCCGGCGCCGCCGCCTTCTTCTGA
- the cobA gene encoding uroporphyrinogen-III C-methyltransferase — MTGTVYLVGAGPGDPGLLTLRAAELLRSADVLVYDALVSPAILELVQTEERVFVGKRRGFQARTQDETNAILVELAGRFRRVVRLKGGDPFVFGRGGEEALVLANAGVPFEIVPGVTAGIAAPAYAGIPVTQRGMAASVAFVTGHEDPEKSGTDVDWAHLARGVGTVVFYMGVGRMEENFRRLVEAGRPSDTPAAVIEWGTYPRQRTVVGTLDTLPALAVEAGIGAPSLIVVGQVASLRERLAWWDRRPLSGKRIVVTRARAQASGFAAELTALGAEVVQFPTIRVVPPADPAPLRDAVGEIESFGWIVFTSANAVERFWDALAASGRDARALSGVRICAVGPGTAAALNARGIRADVVPSESLGTAAAEALLAEGPVDGVRILLPRAEAAGAELPARLRDAGAEVVDVAVYATAPDATGADEVRALLAGGQVDAVAFTAGSTVRNFVQAAGAELGGARVASIGPVTSAAARELGLTVDIEAGEHTIDGLVAALRNAFASRTQES, encoded by the coding sequence GTGACGGGAACGGTTTACCTGGTGGGCGCCGGCCCGGGCGATCCCGGGCTGCTCACCCTGCGCGCCGCCGAGCTTCTGCGCTCCGCCGACGTGCTGGTGTACGACGCGCTGGTGAGCCCGGCGATCCTGGAGCTGGTGCAGACGGAGGAGCGCGTGTTCGTGGGCAAGCGCCGCGGCTTTCAGGCGCGCACGCAGGACGAGACGAACGCGATTCTGGTGGAGCTGGCCGGCCGCTTTCGCCGCGTCGTCCGCCTCAAGGGCGGCGACCCGTTCGTCTTCGGGCGGGGCGGGGAAGAGGCGCTGGTGCTGGCGAACGCGGGCGTCCCGTTCGAGATCGTCCCCGGCGTCACGGCCGGGATCGCGGCGCCGGCGTACGCGGGCATCCCCGTCACCCAGCGCGGGATGGCGGCCAGCGTCGCCTTCGTGACAGGGCACGAAGACCCGGAAAAGTCCGGGACGGACGTGGACTGGGCGCACCTGGCGCGCGGCGTGGGCACGGTGGTGTTCTACATGGGCGTGGGGCGGATGGAGGAAAACTTCCGCCGCCTGGTGGAAGCCGGCCGTCCCTCCGACACCCCCGCCGCCGTGATCGAGTGGGGGACGTACCCGCGGCAGCGCACCGTCGTCGGCACGCTGGACACCCTTCCGGCGCTGGCGGTGGAGGCGGGCATAGGTGCGCCGTCGCTGATCGTCGTGGGGCAGGTAGCCTCCCTGCGCGAGCGCCTGGCGTGGTGGGACCGGCGCCCGCTCTCGGGAAAGCGGATCGTGGTGACCCGCGCCCGCGCGCAGGCCAGCGGCTTCGCGGCCGAGTTGACGGCGCTGGGGGCGGAAGTCGTCCAGTTCCCCACCATCCGCGTGGTCCCGCCCGCCGATCCGGCTCCGCTGCGAGACGCGGTGGGCGAGATCGAATCGTTCGGGTGGATCGTCTTTACCAGCGCCAACGCGGTGGAGCGCTTCTGGGATGCGCTCGCCGCGTCCGGCCGTGACGCCCGCGCACTTTCCGGCGTCAGGATCTGCGCGGTGGGGCCGGGGACGGCCGCGGCGCTGAACGCGCGTGGAATCCGCGCGGACGTGGTGCCCTCCGAGTCGCTGGGCACCGCCGCGGCGGAGGCGCTGCTGGCGGAGGGCCCCGTGGACGGGGTGCGAATCCTGCTTCCCCGGGCGGAAGCCGCCGGCGCGGAACTCCCCGCGCGGCTGCGCGACGCGGGGGCGGAGGTCGTGGACGTGGCGGTCTACGCCACCGCGCCCGACGCCACCGGCGCGGACGAGGTGCGGGCGCTGCTGGCGGGCGGGCAGGTGGATGCCGTGGCGTTCACCGCCGGATCCACCGTCCGCAACTTCGTGCAGGCGGCGGGTGCGGAGCTGGGCGGGGCGCGGGTGGCCAGCATCGGCCCGGTGACCTCCGCCGCGGCGCGGGAACTGGGGCTCACGGTGGACATCGAAGCCGGCGAGCACACGATCGACGGTCTGGTGGCGGCGCTGCGGAACGCGTTCGCGTCTCGAACTCAGGAAAGTTGA
- a CDS encoding GDP-mannose 4,6-dehydratase has protein sequence MRVLVTGAAGFAGGWLVRALRGRGHAVVAASQDGLAPAALAGEGAEWIELDVTSDDGVRAAVGRARPDVVYHLAGQASVAGAFADPLGTWDVNATGTLRLALALPQGTRLLVVSSAEVYGLVPDDEQPIAEDHPQRPCNPYAASKAAAEIAALQASGVEVVIARSFNHTGPGQDSRFALASFARQIAGMRGAADPVLRVGNLSARRDLLDVRDVVRGYVRLMEAGEPGGVYNVCSGTARSMEDVVRDMIAISGVPARVEVDPERVRPVDIPLLLGRADRLAALGWAPAIPFEQTLRDLLDSFAGTGS, from the coding sequence GTGCGCGTTCTGGTGACCGGGGCCGCCGGCTTTGCCGGCGGCTGGCTGGTGCGGGCGCTGCGGGGCCGGGGGCACGCGGTGGTCGCGGCCAGCCAGGACGGGCTCGCTCCCGCCGCGCTGGCCGGCGAGGGCGCGGAGTGGATCGAACTGGACGTGACGTCGGATGACGGGGTGCGCGCGGCCGTGGGCCGGGCGCGCCCCGACGTCGTATACCACCTGGCCGGGCAGGCGTCGGTGGCCGGGGCGTTCGCCGATCCCCTGGGCACGTGGGACGTGAACGCCACCGGAACGCTGCGCCTCGCCCTCGCGCTCCCCCAGGGAACGCGGCTGCTGGTGGTGAGCTCGGCCGAGGTGTACGGCTTGGTGCCGGATGACGAGCAGCCCATCGCCGAAGATCATCCCCAGCGCCCCTGCAATCCGTACGCGGCCAGCAAGGCCGCCGCGGAGATCGCGGCGCTGCAGGCGTCCGGCGTGGAGGTGGTGATTGCCCGATCCTTCAACCACACGGGCCCGGGGCAGGACTCGCGCTTTGCCCTGGCCAGCTTCGCGCGGCAGATCGCGGGGATGCGCGGCGCCGCCGACCCCGTGCTGCGCGTGGGCAACCTGAGCGCGCGCCGCGACCTGCTGGACGTGCGCGACGTCGTCCGTGGATACGTGCGGCTGATGGAAGCGGGCGAGCCCGGCGGCGTGTACAACGTCTGCTCCGGCACCGCGCGCAGCATGGAGGACGTGGTGCGCGACATGATTGCCATCTCCGGCGTCCCCGCGCGGGTGGAGGTGGACCCGGAGCGGGTGCGCCCCGTGGACATTCCGCTGCTGCTGGGCCGCGCCGACCGCCTGGCCGCGCTGGGCTGGGCCCCCGCGATCCCCTTTGAGCAGACGCTCAGGGATCTTCTGGACTCCTTTGCCGGGACGGGTTCGTGA
- the gmd gene encoding GDP-mannose 4,6-dehydratase, which translates to MKTALITGITGQDGSYLAELLLEKGYRVFGLVRRSSTVTFERIDHIQDRLELVSGDLSDQNSLFYALEASQPDEVYNLAAQSFVQTSWTQPVLTGDVTGLGVTRMLEAIRIFDRERRIRFYQASSSEMFGKVQAVPQDEDTSFYPRSPYGVAKVYGHWATVNYRESYGMYAVSGILFNHESPRRGLEFVTRKVTDGAARISLGLSRELRLGNLDAQRDWGFAGDYVRAMHLMLQQDEPDDYVVATGETHTVQKLVELAFSAVGLDWREHVKLDERFMRPAEVDLLVGDPGKAKRKLGWEPEVNFESLVTMMVEADLERLRGNRRSAVSSAV; encoded by the coding sequence ATGAAAACAGCACTGATCACCGGCATCACCGGGCAGGACGGAAGCTACCTCGCCGAACTGCTCCTGGAGAAGGGCTATCGCGTCTTTGGTCTGGTCCGCCGCAGCTCCACGGTCACCTTTGAGCGGATCGACCACATCCAGGACCGGCTGGAGCTGGTGTCGGGCGACCTGTCGGACCAGAACTCCCTGTTCTACGCGCTGGAAGCCAGCCAGCCCGACGAGGTGTACAACCTGGCCGCGCAGTCGTTCGTGCAGACTTCGTGGACGCAGCCGGTGCTTACCGGCGACGTCACCGGCCTGGGCGTGACGCGCATGCTGGAAGCCATCCGCATCTTTGACCGCGAACGCCGCATCCGCTTCTACCAGGCGTCGTCGTCGGAAATGTTCGGCAAGGTGCAGGCGGTACCGCAGGACGAGGACACCTCGTTTTATCCCCGCTCGCCGTATGGCGTGGCCAAGGTGTACGGCCACTGGGCCACGGTGAACTACCGCGAAAGCTACGGGATGTACGCGGTCAGCGGCATCCTGTTCAACCACGAGTCGCCGCGCCGCGGGCTGGAGTTCGTGACGCGCAAGGTCACCGACGGCGCCGCGCGCATCAGCCTGGGGCTGAGCCGCGAGCTGCGCCTGGGCAACCTGGACGCGCAGCGCGACTGGGGCTTCGCCGGCGACTACGTGCGCGCCATGCACCTGATGCTGCAGCAGGACGAGCCGGACGACTACGTGGTGGCCACGGGCGAGACGCACACCGTGCAGAAGCTGGTGGAGCTCGCCTTCAGCGCCGTGGGGCTGGACTGGCGCGAGCACGTGAAGCTGGACGAGCGCTTCATGCGCCCCGCCGAGGTGGACCTGCTGGTGGGCGACCCCGGCAAGGCCAAGCGCAAGCTCGGTTGGGAGCCCGAGGTGAACTTCGAGTCGCTGGTGACCATGATGGTGGAGGCCGACCTCGAGCGCCTGCGTGGCAATCGTCGTTCGGCCGTTTCTTCCGCGGTCTGA
- the rpmB gene encoding 50S ribosomal protein L28, producing the protein MAFCAVCGKGPRSGNNVSHANNKTKRVWRPNLQPARIVTDNGTHKRVRVCTSCISAGKIRKAG; encoded by the coding sequence ATGGCTTTTTGCGCCGTCTGCGGAAAGGGCCCGCGCAGCGGGAACAACGTCAGCCACGCGAACAACAAGACCAAGCGTGTCTGGCGTCCCAACCTCCAGCCTGCCCGGATCGTGACTGACAACGGCACGCACAAGCGCGTCCGCGTCTGCACGAGCTGCATCTCGGCTGGCAAGATCCGCAAGGCGGGCTGA
- a CDS encoding peptidase E produces MPPITKGQIVAFGGGGFAMEPSNPLLDDYALSLCRRSRPRVCMIPTASGDAQVWLDRFYDAFDDGRCEPSHLTLFSRSVTDLHAYLSGMDLLYVGGGNTVNLIAIWRAQGLADVLPDVLAGGTVACGVSAGGLCWFERGITDSYGPGLNPLHDGLGMLPGGFCPHYDSDPRRPAAFRDIVRDTGQPGIAAEDGVGLHYADGRLVRAVSSRPEARAWLAEPLGGGDVRVETMPTEYLGASGRG; encoded by the coding sequence ATGCCTCCCATCACCAAGGGCCAGATCGTCGCGTTCGGCGGCGGCGGGTTCGCCATGGAGCCCTCCAATCCGCTGCTGGACGACTACGCGCTCAGCCTGTGCCGGCGATCGCGCCCGCGCGTGTGCATGATCCCCACGGCCAGCGGCGACGCGCAGGTGTGGCTGGACCGCTTCTACGACGCGTTCGACGACGGGCGCTGCGAGCCGAGCCACCTGACGCTCTTCAGCCGCTCGGTGACGGACCTGCACGCCTACCTGTCGGGCATGGACCTGCTGTACGTGGGCGGGGGCAACACGGTCAACCTGATCGCGATCTGGCGGGCGCAGGGGCTGGCGGATGTTCTGCCCGACGTGCTGGCGGGGGGAACGGTGGCGTGCGGGGTGAGCGCGGGCGGGCTGTGCTGGTTCGAGCGCGGCATCACCGACTCGTACGGGCCCGGCCTAAACCCGCTGCACGATGGGCTGGGCATGCTTCCCGGCGGCTTCTGCCCGCACTACGACAGCGACCCTCGCCGCCCCGCCGCGTTCCGCGACATCGTGCGCGACACCGGGCAGCCGGGGATCGCCGCGGAGGACGGCGTGGGGCTGCACTACGCGGATGGTCGCCTGGTGCGCGCGGTCTCCTCCCGTCCAGAGGCGCGTGCGTGGCTGGCCGAGCCCCTCGGCGGCGGCGACGTGCGCGTGGAGACGATGCCGACCGAGTACCTGGGGGCCTCCGGCCGCGGCTGA
- the rplQ gene encoding 50S ribosomal protein L17, which yields MRHGNKGRALGRTNEHKLALLRNMASSLFRHGRIETTTAKAKELRPFAEKLITLAKRGDLHSKRLAARHIQDRDVLVHLFSQIGPVNASRAGGYTRILKTGFRQGDGGETSLIELVDRPTEAVVIGR from the coding sequence ATGAGACACGGAAACAAGGGCCGCGCGCTCGGCCGCACCAATGAGCACAAGCTTGCGCTGCTTCGGAACATGGCCAGCAGCCTGTTCCGTCACGGCCGCATCGAGACCACCACCGCCAAGGCCAAGGAGCTTCGTCCGTTCGCGGAAAAGCTGATCACCCTGGCCAAGCGCGGCGACCTGCACAGCAAGCGCCTTGCTGCGCGGCACATCCAGGACCGCGACGTGCTGGTGCACCTGTTCAGCCAGATCGGGCCGGTGAACGCGTCGCGCGCGGGTGGCTACACCCGCATCCTCAAGACGGGCTTCCGTCAGGGTGACGGCGGCGAGACGTCGCTGATCGAGCTGGTGGATCGTCCCACGGAAGCGGTGGTCATCGGCCGCTGA